One Hordeum vulgare subsp. vulgare chromosome 4H, MorexV3_pseudomolecules_assembly, whole genome shotgun sequence DNA window includes the following coding sequences:
- the LOC123446493 gene encoding stress-response A/B barrel domain-containing protein UP3-like → MEKMVATTRDASEAQVSFGEDFSPTRAKGYLFGMVTVFGSVEELDAVEGDGKVEEAKAALRPMLDEVMVLDFVVDAPTAANL, encoded by the coding sequence ATGGAGAAGATGGTCGCGACCACCAGGGACGCCAGCGAAGCCCAGGTCAGCTTCGGGGAGGACTTCTCCCCCACGCGAGCCAAGGGGTACCTGTTCGGGATGGTGACCGTGTTCGGCAGTGTCGAGGAGCTGGACGCCGTGGAGGGCGACGGCAAGGTGGAGGAGGCCAAGGCTGCACTCAGGCCCATGCTCGACGAGGTCATGGTGCTCGACTTCGTCGTTGACGCTCCGACGGCCGCGAACCTCTGA